In Niveispirillum cyanobacteriorum, the following proteins share a genomic window:
- a CDS encoding amino acid ABC transporter substrate-binding protein — protein MSLRLGGAVALAAAYVAFTAVPALAGPTLDAVKSKGQLTCGVNTGLPGFSSPDSQGKWTGLDVDICKAVAAVILNDTTKIRYTPLSAQQRLTALQSGEIDLLVRNTTWSLTRDAQGLDFAPPVYYDGQGLMVAKSLGVTSAKQLDGATVCVQPGTTTELNLADWFRAHNLSFKPVVIEALDEVNAAFFAGRCDVLTTDISGLAGVRASVATKPDDFIILPEVMSKEPLAPVVRHGDNQWRDIVSWTIYALIEAEEKGITQANIDAKLKDPDPSVQRLLGVQGDLGTGLGVDKAWAYRAIKAVGNYGEIFERNIGKKTPLKLDRGLNALWTNGGLMYAPPIR, from the coding sequence ATGAGCCTTCGCCTTGGGGGTGCGGTCGCCCTGGCCGCCGCATATGTTGCCTTCACCGCCGTTCCGGCGCTCGCCGGTCCGACATTGGATGCGGTCAAAAGCAAGGGGCAGCTGACCTGTGGCGTGAATACCGGCCTGCCGGGCTTTTCCAGCCCCGACAGCCAGGGCAAGTGGACGGGCCTGGACGTTGATATCTGCAAGGCCGTTGCCGCTGTCATCCTGAACGATACAACCAAGATCCGCTACACGCCGCTGTCGGCGCAGCAGCGTCTGACCGCGCTTCAGTCGGGTGAGATCGACCTGCTGGTTCGTAACACCACTTGGTCGCTGACCCGCGATGCCCAAGGCCTCGATTTCGCCCCGCCTGTCTATTATGATGGCCAGGGTCTAATGGTTGCCAAAAGCCTGGGCGTGACGTCTGCCAAGCAGCTGGACGGTGCCACCGTCTGTGTACAGCCGGGCACCACGACCGAGCTGAACTTGGCCGACTGGTTCCGTGCCCATAACCTGTCCTTCAAGCCCGTGGTGATCGAGGCGCTGGACGAGGTAAATGCCGCCTTCTTCGCCGGTCGCTGCGACGTGCTGACCACCGACATTTCCGGTCTGGCCGGCGTGCGTGCCTCTGTTGCCACCAAGCCCGATGATTTCATCATCTTGCCGGAGGTGATGTCGAAGGAGCCGCTGGCGCCCGTCGTCCGTCATGGCGACAACCAATGGCGCGACATTGTCAGCTGGACCATCTACGCCCTGATCGAGGCGGAGGAGAAAGGCATCACCCAGGCCAATATCGATGCCAAGCTGAAGGACCCCGACCCGTCGGTGCAGCGCCTGTTGGGTGTGCAGGGTGACCTGGGTACCGGTCTTGGCGTGGACAAGGCCTGGGCCTATCGCGCCATCAAGGCCGTCGGTAATTACGGTGAGATTTTCGAACGCAATATCGGCAAGAAAACGCCGCTGAAGCTGGATCGCGGCCTGAACGCGCTGTGGACCAATGGCGGGCTGATGTATGCCCCGCCGATCCGCTGA
- a CDS encoding phytanoyl-CoA dioxygenase family protein, whose product MGLAEDYRRDGWVKVPGLVDPARIDALQAAYTTHLLPSRAKFFRQNTNRYEPNDIDGHGHVINSFLDPHHYRSVPHVRQGVLDILFDPALKAALAEATGHAELDLMQSMLFDKNAATPPHQDWWYLDSVPNGQLAATWIALEDIPAEAGRFYLMSGTHEMKLHDDLRSLRHDTWLGLMKDYVDSHADAVEAPEMRKGDVIIWNSRTIHGALPTQDPALSRKSLTAHYLPQGMVFGNLFTAKDWISFTQDGPYRYFANQPEYSLGADIKARLKVAVYDNPSLMRVARMAQKILRRA is encoded by the coding sequence ATGGGTTTGGCCGAGGATTACCGCCGCGATGGCTGGGTGAAGGTGCCCGGTCTTGTCGATCCGGCGCGCATTGATGCATTACAGGCGGCCTACACGACCCATCTTCTGCCCAGCCGGGCCAAATTCTTCAGGCAGAATACCAACCGGTATGAACCGAACGATATTGACGGGCATGGCCACGTCATCAATTCCTTTCTGGACCCCCACCATTACCGGTCCGTTCCGCATGTGCGTCAGGGCGTTCTCGACATCCTGTTCGACCCGGCGCTGAAGGCTGCGCTGGCGGAAGCGACGGGCCATGCCGAGTTGGACCTGATGCAGTCCATGCTGTTCGACAAGAACGCAGCCACCCCGCCGCATCAGGACTGGTGGTACCTGGACAGCGTGCCCAATGGGCAGCTGGCGGCTACCTGGATCGCGCTGGAGGATATCCCCGCCGAGGCGGGCCGCTTCTACCTGATGAGCGGCACGCACGAAATGAAACTCCATGATGATCTGCGATCACTGCGCCACGATACCTGGCTGGGCCTGATGAAGGACTATGTCGACAGCCATGCCGATGCCGTGGAGGCTCCGGAGATGCGCAAGGGCGACGTGATTATCTGGAATTCCCGCACCATTCATGGCGCGTTGCCCACGCAAGATCCGGCCCTGTCGCGCAAGTCTCTGACGGCGCATTACCTGCCGCAGGGCATGGTGTTCGGCAACCTGTTCACCGCCAAGGACTGGATCAGCTTCACCCAGGACGGCCCCTACCGTTACTTCGCCAACCAGCCTGAATACAGCCTGGGGGCTGACATCAAGGCCCGCCTGAAGGTCGCCGTGTACGACAACCCCAGCCTGATGCGCGTGGCGCGGATGGCGCAGAAAATCCTGCGGCGGGCGTAG
- a CDS encoding amino acid ABC transporter ATP-binding protein, with amino-acid sequence MTTEAIIELRGVNKWYGAFHVLRDVNLSVAKGERIVICGPSGSGKSTTIRCINRLEEHQAGDIIVKGVPLDDDVRHVESIRRDVGMVFQQFNLFPHLTVLENCILAPMWVKKMPRAEAEAKARQLLERVRIPDQALKYPGQLSGGQQQRVAIARALCMDPSIMLFDEPTSALDPEMVKEVLDVMSDLAASGMTMLVVTHEMGFARRMADRVVFMDKGEIVEVAPPDQFFDAPQNDRTKAFLGQVLSH; translated from the coding sequence ATGACCACCGAAGCCATCATCGAACTGCGTGGCGTCAATAAATGGTACGGCGCCTTTCATGTGTTGCGCGACGTCAACCTGTCGGTCGCCAAGGGGGAGCGGATTGTGATTTGTGGGCCGTCCGGGTCTGGCAAATCCACTACCATCCGCTGCATCAACCGGCTGGAGGAACATCAGGCCGGCGACATCATCGTCAAGGGTGTGCCGCTCGACGATGACGTGCGCCATGTGGAGAGTATCCGTCGCGACGTCGGCATGGTGTTCCAGCAGTTCAACCTGTTCCCGCATCTGACCGTTCTGGAAAACTGCATTCTGGCCCCCATGTGGGTGAAGAAGATGCCGCGCGCCGAAGCGGAGGCCAAGGCGCGCCAACTGCTGGAGCGGGTGCGCATCCCCGATCAGGCGCTGAAATATCCGGGCCAGCTTTCGGGCGGACAGCAGCAGCGCGTGGCCATCGCCCGCGCGCTCTGCATGGACCCGTCCATCATGCTGTTCGATGAGCCGACCAGCGCGCTTGACCCCGAAATGGTCAAGGAAGTGCTGGACGTGATGAGCGATCTGGCGGCCTCCGGCATGACCATGCTGGTCGTCACCCACGAAATGGGTTTCGCCCGTCGCATGGCCGACCGCGTGGTTTTCATGGACAAGGGCGAGATCGTGGAAGTGGCCCCGCCCGACCAGTTCTTCGATGCCCCCCAGAACGACCGCACCAAGGCTTTCCTGGGCCAAGTGTTGAGTCACTGA
- a CDS encoding amino acid ABC transporter permease has product MSDSNATATKAAAPPGRAAFHLSINNPIVRAVLAQLGVALAVALVAWYLVGNTMDNLARLSIASGFGFLDREAGFQIGETLVEFGPQDHYSTAFLVGILNTLKVSGIGILLATLLGVVLGIARLSSNWLVARIAAFYVETVRNVPLLLQLFLWYGLLTEGLPGPRQALAPLPGVFLSNRGLKLPAPADDPIWAWVAALFGLGIILTLVIAAWNAKRQAATGKRLSMLPIGLGLVFGLPLLVLLASGGGAIDMPVLQGFNFRGGMTLSPEFAALLFGLVIYTAAFIGEIVRSGILAVPKGQTEAATALGLTRGQLLRLVVLPQALRVIIPPTTSQYLNLTKNSSLAVAIGYPDFVSIANTTINQTGQAVEGVLSIMAAYLIISLSLSFLMNWYNSRVALVER; this is encoded by the coding sequence ATGAGCGACAGCAACGCGACCGCGACCAAGGCCGCCGCCCCCCCTGGGCGGGCGGCCTTTCACCTGTCCATCAACAACCCCATTGTCCGTGCCGTCCTGGCGCAGCTTGGCGTGGCCTTGGCTGTGGCGCTGGTTGCCTGGTATCTGGTCGGCAATACGATGGACAATCTGGCGCGGTTGTCGATCGCGTCGGGCTTTGGCTTTCTGGACCGGGAGGCTGGATTCCAGATCGGGGAGACGCTGGTCGAATTTGGGCCGCAGGATCATTATTCCACGGCGTTTCTGGTCGGCATCCTGAACACGCTGAAAGTGTCGGGAATCGGCATCCTGCTGGCGACGCTGCTGGGCGTAGTGCTGGGTATTGCCCGCCTGTCGTCGAACTGGTTGGTGGCGCGCATCGCTGCCTTCTATGTGGAGACGGTGCGCAATGTGCCACTGCTGCTGCAGCTGTTCCTCTGGTACGGGCTGCTGACTGAAGGATTGCCGGGGCCGCGTCAGGCGCTGGCGCCGCTGCCGGGCGTGTTCCTGTCCAACCGCGGGCTGAAGCTGCCGGCCCCCGCCGATGATCCGATCTGGGCCTGGGTCGCCGCCCTGTTCGGCCTGGGCATCATCCTGACCCTGGTGATCGCCGCCTGGAACGCCAAGCGGCAGGCGGCAACGGGCAAGCGCCTGTCGATGCTGCCCATCGGGCTGGGCCTCGTCTTCGGCCTGCCGTTGCTGGTCCTTCTGGCCAGTGGTGGCGGGGCCATCGACATGCCGGTCTTGCAGGGCTTCAACTTCCGCGGCGGTATGACCCTTTCCCCGGAATTCGCGGCGCTGCTGTTCGGTCTTGTCATCTACACCGCTGCCTTCATTGGCGAGATCGTGCGGTCCGGCATCCTGGCGGTGCCCAAGGGCCAGACGGAGGCCGCGACGGCGCTGGGCCTGACGCGGGGACAGTTGCTGCGGCTTGTCGTCCTGCCGCAGGCCCTGCGCGTCATCATCCCGCCGACGACCAGTCAGTATCTGAACCTGACCAAGAACAGCTCGCTGGCGGTGGCCATCGGCTATCCCGACTTCGTCTCCATCGCCAACACCACGATCAACCAGACGGGGCAGGCGGTGGAGGGCGTATTGTCGATCATGGCGGCCTATCTGATCATCAGCCTCAGCCTGTCCTTCCTGATGAACTGGTACAACAGCCGCGTGGCGCTGGTGGAGCGGTGA
- a CDS encoding MarR family winged helix-turn-helix transcriptional regulator gives MLDLDDFLPYRLNVLAKRVSRELARRYEAQFGISIPEWRVMAILGREQPLSSNDIVERSAMDKAKVSRAVTSLVEAGLLSRDTHPSDQRLLRLSFTPKGRALYERIAPLALEWQQRWLNCLDEGELAQFKVLSAKLEGQLEQLARDVL, from the coding sequence ATGCTCGACCTTGACGATTTTCTGCCCTATCGCCTGAACGTCCTGGCCAAGCGCGTCAGCCGGGAGCTGGCGCGCCGGTACGAGGCGCAGTTCGGCATTTCCATCCCCGAATGGCGCGTGATGGCGATTCTGGGCCGTGAACAGCCCTTGTCATCCAACGACATTGTCGAACGCTCCGCCATGGACAAGGCCAAGGTCAGCCGGGCCGTGACATCGCTGGTGGAGGCGGGGCTGCTATCGCGTGACACGCACCCATCTGATCAGCGGTTGCTGCGTCTGTCCTTCACACCCAAGGGCAGGGCACTCTATGAGAGAATCGCGCCTTTGGCCCTGGAGTGGCAGCAGCGGTGGCTGAACTGCCTGGACGAGGGGGAACTGGCGCAGTTCAAGGTCTTGTCGGCCAAGCTGGAAGGCCAGTTGGAGCAACTGGCGCGGGATGTTTTGTGA
- the phbB gene encoding acetoacetyl-CoA reductase yields MARVALVTGGTRGIGEAISVALKDAGYIVAANYAGNDAAAAEFTERTGIKAYKFDVSDFDAVKASVAQIEADLGPVDVLVNNAGITRDGTMHRMSFEQWNAVIQTNLTSCFNTCRAVIDGMRERNFGRIVNIGSINGQAGQYGQVNYAAAKSGIHGFTKALAQEGAAKGITVNAIAPGYIDTDMVRAVPADVLKKIVAKVPVGRLGQASEIARGVLFLVADEGGFITGSTLSINGGQHMY; encoded by the coding sequence ATGGCACGAGTGGCATTGGTGACGGGTGGTACGCGCGGCATTGGCGAGGCGATTTCCGTCGCGCTGAAGGATGCCGGCTATATCGTCGCCGCGAACTACGCCGGCAATGACGCGGCCGCCGCCGAATTCACCGAACGCACGGGCATCAAGGCCTATAAGTTCGACGTGTCGGACTTCGACGCGGTGAAGGCGTCCGTCGCGCAGATTGAGGCTGATCTGGGCCCGGTCGACGTGCTGGTCAACAATGCCGGCATCACCCGTGACGGCACCATGCACCGGATGAGCTTTGAGCAGTGGAACGCCGTCATCCAGACGAACCTGACCTCTTGCTTCAACACCTGCCGCGCCGTCATCGACGGCATGCGCGAGCGTAATTTCGGCCGCATCGTCAATATCGGCTCGATCAATGGTCAGGCCGGTCAGTACGGTCAGGTGAACTACGCCGCCGCCAAGTCGGGCATTCATGGCTTCACCAAGGCCCTGGCCCAGGAAGGGGCCGCCAAGGGTATCACCGTGAACGCCATCGCCCCCGGCTATATCGACACCGACATGGTCCGCGCCGTGCCCGCCGACGTTCTGAAGAAGATCGTCGCCAAGGTGCCGGTGGGCCGCCTGGGCCAGGCCTCGGAAATCGCCCGTGGCGTGCTGTTCCTGGTGGCGGACGAAGGCGGCTTCATCACCGGCTCGACCCTGTCCATCAATGGCGGCCAGCACATGTATTGA
- a CDS encoding homogentisate 1,2-dioxygenase — translation MRRYISFPRVEGTSSRQAHADLPTGTYERELGREGFFGPATHMYHRNAPTGWTSWEGPLRPRAFDLNQLVEGMSVGPWGAKEVLFNAHCRMRMWRCDRPMDHLARNGDGDDLIFVHEGEGELYCDYGHLTITAGDYVVLPRGTMWRLNPTKPVTALLIEATGSIYQLPDRGLVGPHAVFDPAILDTPKINEAFLDQQSDNGPGGSWRVLVKRRGAISTVTYPFNPLDAVGWKGDLAPVRLNVRDVRPLMSHRYHLPPSAHTTFVANRFVVCTFAPRPFETDEGAIKIPFFHNNDDYDEVLFYHAGDFFSRDNIKAGMMTFHPSGFTHGPHPKALGKMLVQTKPATDEYAVMVDTRDALEVADLPGGVENPAYADSWRVKP, via the coding sequence ATGCGCCGGTACATTTCCTTCCCCCGTGTCGAGGGCACCTCCTCACGCCAGGCCCATGCCGACCTGCCGACGGGCACGTATGAGCGGGAGTTGGGCCGCGAGGGCTTCTTCGGCCCCGCAACCCACATGTACCATCGCAACGCCCCCACCGGCTGGACCAGTTGGGAAGGCCCCTTGCGCCCCCGCGCCTTCGACCTGAATCAACTGGTGGAGGGCATGTCCGTCGGACCCTGGGGGGCAAAGGAAGTGCTGTTCAACGCCCATTGCCGCATGCGCATGTGGCGCTGCGACCGGCCCATGGACCATCTGGCCCGCAATGGCGACGGCGACGACCTGATCTTCGTGCATGAGGGCGAGGGAGAGCTTTACTGCGACTATGGTCACCTGACCATTACGGCAGGCGACTATGTCGTCCTTCCGCGCGGCACCATGTGGCGTCTGAACCCGACCAAGCCGGTGACGGCCTTACTGATTGAGGCGACAGGATCGATCTACCAGCTACCCGACCGCGGCCTGGTCGGCCCGCATGCCGTATTCGATCCCGCCATCCTGGACACGCCCAAGATCAACGAGGCGTTTCTGGATCAGCAGTCAGACAATGGTCCGGGCGGTTCTTGGCGCGTGCTGGTGAAGCGGCGGGGTGCCATCAGCACGGTGACCTATCCGTTCAACCCGCTGGATGCCGTGGGCTGGAAGGGTGATCTGGCACCCGTGCGCCTGAATGTGAGGGATGTGCGGCCGCTGATGAGCCACCGCTACCACCTGCCACCCAGCGCACACACCACCTTCGTCGCCAACCGCTTCGTCGTCTGCACCTTCGCCCCGCGCCCGTTCGAGACGGATGAGGGGGCGATCAAGATCCCGTTCTTCCACAATAACGACGATTATGACGAGGTGCTGTTCTACCATGCCGGCGATTTCTTCAGCCGCGACAATATCAAGGCCGGCATGATGACCTTCCACCCATCAGGCTTCACCCACGGGCCGCACCCCAAGGCATTGGGCAAGATGCTGGTGCAAACCAAGCCCGCCACCGACGAATATGCCGTCATGGTCGATACCCGCGACGCGCTGGAGGTGGCGGACCTGCCGGGCGGCGTGGAGAACCCTGCCTACGCCGATAGCTGGCGCGTGAAACCGTAA
- a CDS encoding NUDIX hydrolase, whose protein sequence is MPPPTHPRVGVGCLVWKGGQVLLIRRGKPPGYGEWSLPGGSQELGETLFAAAEREVREETGVTARARSVLTAVDNIVHDADGRLAFHYTIVDVEADWIAGDPIPSDDALDARWADLVACEALVVWEPLKQVLRTAFARR, encoded by the coding sequence ATGCCCCCTCCCACCCATCCCCGCGTCGGCGTTGGCTGTCTGGTCTGGAAAGGCGGGCAGGTCCTGTTGATCCGGCGGGGCAAGCCACCCGGATATGGCGAATGGTCCCTGCCCGGTGGGTCGCAGGAACTGGGGGAGACCCTGTTTGCGGCGGCGGAGCGGGAGGTGCGTGAGGAGACAGGCGTCACGGCACGGGCGCGCTCGGTGCTGACGGCCGTCGACAATATCGTCCATGACGCCGATGGTCGGCTTGCCTTCCACTACACCATTGTGGATGTGGAGGCGGACTGGATTGCGGGTGACCCTATCCCCAGCGATGATGCCCTGGATGCGCGCTGGGCCGATCTGGTGGCGTGCGAGGCGCTGGTGGTCTGGGAGCCGTTGAAGCAGGTCCTGCGCACAGCCTTCGCCCGCCGCTAA
- a CDS encoding amino acid ABC transporter permease — translation MSVTETTQDRAAPIRPNQGPVAWARANLFSTWYNALLTLLIAYVLARAIPGIIDWALVKASWTGDAAACREAGGACWAFLAEKWRFILFGTFPDDQHWRPTLAILSMIGTLVVSADRRFWGKALIYIWTVGIGFSALMMFGGVLGLDYVPTELWGGLPLTLALSIVGLVASFPLGVLLALGRTSDLPVMRGLSVVYIELVRGVPLISILFMASVMLPLFLPAGVSIDKVLRALIGICLFSAAYVAEVVRAGLQAIPKGQVEAAQALGLGYWQRQRLIILPQALSLVIPPLVNSFIASFKDTSLVIVIGLLDLLSTAKAALTDPAWRGFYKEAYLFVGVIYLLFCYALSRYSRYLETVLGQGRRR, via the coding sequence ATGAGTGTGACCGAGACCACCCAAGACCGCGCCGCTCCCATCCGCCCCAATCAGGGGCCGGTAGCCTGGGCGCGGGCCAACCTGTTTTCCACTTGGTACAACGCGCTGCTGACGCTGCTGATCGCCTATGTGCTGGCCCGCGCCATTCCGGGCATCATCGACTGGGCCCTGGTCAAGGCCAGCTGGACCGGTGATGCGGCGGCCTGCCGGGAGGCCGGGGGTGCCTGCTGGGCCTTCCTGGCCGAGAAGTGGCGCTTCATTCTGTTCGGGACCTTCCCCGATGATCAGCATTGGCGCCCGACATTGGCCATCCTGTCCATGATCGGCACCCTGGTCGTCTCAGCGGATCGCCGGTTCTGGGGCAAGGCGCTGATTTATATCTGGACGGTGGGCATCGGCTTTTCGGCGCTGATGATGTTCGGTGGGGTGCTGGGCCTGGATTATGTCCCGACAGAACTCTGGGGCGGGCTGCCGCTGACGCTGGCTCTGTCCATCGTCGGGCTGGTGGCCAGTTTCCCGCTGGGCGTGCTGCTGGCGCTGGGCCGGACGTCGGACCTGCCCGTCATGCGCGGCCTGTCGGTGGTCTATATTGAGCTGGTGCGCGGCGTTCCGCTGATCTCCATCCTGTTCATGGCCTCGGTCATGCTGCCGCTGTTCCTGCCGGCGGGTGTGTCCATCGACAAGGTGCTGCGGGCCCTGATCGGCATCTGCCTGTTCTCCGCCGCCTATGTGGCAGAGGTGGTGCGCGCTGGTCTGCAGGCCATCCCCAAGGGACAGGTGGAGGCGGCCCAGGCCCTTGGTCTGGGCTATTGGCAGCGCCAGCGCCTGATCATCCTGCCGCAGGCCCTGTCGCTGGTGATCCCGCCGCTGGTCAATTCCTTCATTGCCAGCTTCAAGGATACCAGCCTGGTCATCGTCATCGGCCTTCTGGATCTGCTGTCCACGGCCAAGGCCGCCCTGACCGATCCGGCCTGGCGCGGCTTTTACAAGGAAGCTTATCTGTTTGTGGGCGTCATCTACCTCCTGTTCTGCTACGCGCTCTCCCGCTACAGCCGGTATTTGGAGACCGTCCTTGGGCAGGGGAGGCGGCGGTGA
- the maiA gene encoding maleylacetoacetate isomerase, with protein sequence MQLHTYFRSSAAYRVRIALALKGLAWDPAYVHLLKDGGQQKAPSYRTVNPQGLVPTLVDGDAVIPQSLAILEYLEERHPTPALLPADPAGRAKARAMALAIVADIHPLNNLRVLTYLRGTLGQGEEAVKAWIVHWTAEGFAALEQMAEGPDFCIGRAPSFADLCLVPQMFNARRFGVDLTPYPKLVAIDGHCQALPAFQAAAPGRQGDAE encoded by the coding sequence ATGCAGCTTCACACCTATTTCCGCTCCTCCGCCGCCTATCGTGTCCGCATTGCGCTGGCGCTGAAGGGCCTTGCCTGGGACCCGGCCTATGTCCACCTGCTGAAGGACGGTGGTCAACAGAAGGCGCCCTCCTATCGGACCGTCAACCCGCAGGGACTGGTGCCAACCCTGGTGGATGGCGACGCGGTCATCCCGCAATCGCTGGCCATTCTGGAATATCTCGAGGAACGGCACCCGACACCGGCCCTGCTGCCGGCAGACCCGGCAGGACGGGCCAAGGCGCGCGCCATGGCGTTGGCGATTGTCGCGGACATCCACCCGCTCAACAATCTGCGCGTCCTGACCTATCTGCGTGGCACCCTGGGTCAGGGAGAGGAAGCCGTGAAGGCCTGGATCGTACATTGGACGGCGGAAGGGTTCGCGGCCCTGGAGCAGATGGCGGAGGGACCGGACTTCTGCATCGGCCGGGCGCCCAGCTTCGCCGACCTGTGCCTGGTGCCACAGATGTTCAACGCCCGGCGATTTGGCGTGGACCTGACACCCTATCCGAAGCTGGTGGCCATCGACGGCCATTGTCAGGCGCTGCCGGCGTTCCAGGCGGCGGCTCCCGGGCGGCAGGGGGATGCGGAATAA
- a CDS encoding SDR family oxidoreductase, translated as MARPLEGRIALVTGASRGIGAAIAERLAREGANVAVHYGSHRQSAEELAERCGREYGVRAQAFQADLADLSDRGGAVALFAAVSASLGVPHILVNNAGTGRFAPIAEINSLELAQVLAVNAATPLLMAREAARAMKPGGRIINIGSVITDMPVGLRSVYAASKGAVHAMTGVLAQELGPLGININTVAPGVTATDRFKSGDRSREGEIIKRTALGRIGEPEDIAAVVAWLAGPDAAWITGEVIRASGGLRGL; from the coding sequence ATGGCCCGTCCGTTGGAAGGCAGGATAGCATTGGTTACGGGGGCCTCCCGCGGCATCGGTGCCGCGATTGCCGAACGGCTGGCCCGTGAGGGGGCGAATGTGGCTGTCCATTATGGATCCCACCGGCAATCAGCGGAGGAACTGGCCGAACGCTGTGGCCGCGAATATGGCGTGAGGGCGCAGGCCTTCCAGGCCGACCTTGCCGACCTGTCGGACCGGGGCGGGGCCGTGGCCCTGTTCGCCGCCGTGTCGGCATCGCTGGGCGTGCCCCACATCCTGGTCAATAATGCCGGCACGGGCCGTTTCGCGCCTATTGCGGAGATCAATTCGCTGGAACTGGCCCAGGTCCTGGCCGTCAATGCCGCCACGCCCCTGCTGATGGCGCGGGAGGCGGCGCGGGCGATGAAGCCCGGCGGGCGGATCATCAATATCGGCAGCGTCATCACCGACATGCCCGTGGGCCTCCGTTCCGTCTATGCCGCGTCCAAGGGGGCCGTGCATGCCATGACCGGCGTCCTGGCGCAGGAGCTGGGGCCGCTGGGCATCAATATCAACACCGTCGCCCCCGGCGTGACCGCCACCGACCGGTTCAAGTCCGGTGACCGGTCGCGCGAAGGCGAGATTATCAAGCGTACCGCCCTTGGCCGGATTGGGGAGCCTGAGGACATTGCTGCCGTGGTCGCCTGGCTGGCCGGACCCGACGCCGCCTGGATCACGGGGGAGGTGATCCGGGCCAGCGGGGGCTTGCGGGGGCTTTAA
- a CDS encoding fumarylacetoacetate hydrolase family protein has translation MKLASLQQGRDGRLVVVSDDLSRCVPVPEIALTLQQALDHWDNVALALNAIAVRLNTGEIKGQPFDETECASPLPRAYQWADGSAYVNHVELVRKARNAEMPPSFWTDPLMYQGGSDSFLSPHDPILMADEAYGIDLEGEVAVVTGDVPMGVTPEQAKAHIRLVMLVNDVSLRGLIPNELAKGFGFFQSKPSSAFSPVAVTPDSLGDAWDGGKLHLPLLSAINGQPFGKPNAGVDMTFDFPTLIAHAAKTRPLSAGTIIGSGTVSNKDPDGGPGRPVSEGGLGYSCIAEIRTIETIRDGKPSTPFLRFGDRVRIEMKDKDGRSVFGAIDQEVAKYEG, from the coding sequence ATGAAACTCGCTTCCCTACAGCAGGGCCGTGATGGCCGGTTGGTTGTCGTGTCGGATGACCTGTCGCGCTGCGTGCCCGTGCCGGAGATCGCGCTGACCCTGCAACAGGCGCTGGACCATTGGGACAACGTGGCCCTGGCGCTGAACGCCATTGCGGTCAGGCTGAACACCGGTGAGATCAAGGGCCAGCCCTTCGATGAGACGGAATGCGCCAGCCCTCTGCCGCGCGCCTATCAATGGGCGGATGGGTCGGCCTATGTGAACCATGTGGAACTGGTGCGGAAGGCCCGCAACGCAGAGATGCCGCCCAGCTTCTGGACCGATCCCCTGATGTATCAGGGCGGGTCCGACAGCTTCCTGTCGCCCCACGACCCGATCCTGATGGCGGATGAGGCCTATGGCATCGATCTGGAGGGCGAGGTGGCCGTGGTCACGGGCGATGTGCCTATGGGTGTCACCCCGGAGCAGGCCAAGGCCCATATCCGCCTTGTCATGCTGGTCAATGACGTGTCCTTGCGCGGCCTGATCCCGAACGAGTTGGCCAAGGGTTTTGGCTTCTTCCAGTCCAAGCCTAGCAGCGCCTTCAGCCCTGTGGCCGTCACGCCCGACAGCCTGGGCGACGCCTGGGATGGCGGCAAGCTGCATCTGCCCTTGTTGTCCGCCATCAATGGTCAGCCGTTCGGCAAGCCCAATGCCGGGGTCGACATGACCTTCGACTTCCCCACCCTGATTGCACATGCGGCCAAGACGCGCCCCCTATCGGCGGGCACCATCATCGGGTCGGGCACGGTATCCAACAAGGATCCGGATGGCGGGCCGGGCCGTCCGGTATCGGAAGGCGGCCTGGGCTATAGCTGCATCGCCGAAATCCGCACCATCGAGACCATCCGCGACGGCAAGCCCAGCACCCCTTTCCTGCGCTTTGGCGACCGCGTGCGGATCGAGATGAAGGATAAGGATGGGCGCTCCGTGTTCGGTGCCATTGATCAGGAAGTTGCCAAGTACGAGGGCTAG